The sequence TCGGCCGGACCGCACTCCGACTGGACGCGACTGGGCGTCCATCAATGTGAAGGGTGCCCACTCAAGCCCAGCGCACATGCCTATTGTCCTACTGCGGTGGATCTTGAACCGATTATCGAACAGTTCAAAGGGGTCTTCTCCTATCAAACCGTAACTGTAGAAGTCGTCACTCCCCAACGAAACTACTCAAAAACTTGCGATGTGCAGACCGGCCTGCGCTCGCTGATCGGACTGATCATGTCAACCAGCCGCTGCCCGTGGTACTCCCAACTGAGGGGTCTTGCCCAGAGTCACCTGCCCTTCGCAGACATGGAGGAAACCCTGTTCCGGGTCACCGGGGCGTATCTCATGCAACAATACTTCGAAGCAAGATCAGGCGGTAAAGCAGACCTCCTCCTGAAGGATTTGGAACAGCTCTACCAAGGCCTGTGGAAAGCAAACCAATCCTTCAAGGAACGGCTCCAATTGGCATCGACCAACGACGCCAACATCAATGCCATCGGAGCGCTCTCCATGATTTCCCAAGGGGTCTCGTTTTCACTCCAAGAAGACCTGACCCAAATCCAGGAGCATTTCTGGGGCTTTCCGATGGGAATACCGTCCCTTGGTCCCATGGGTGGAGACCTGCACCGTGCGACGCAGAAGGCCTCGCCGGATGCGACTTCCTGCCGACTCCAAAGCGTGGCGGCCTAAACCGAGCAGAAAAGAAACACTTTAGGGCTTTTTCTTAAAGAGGTCCTTGATACCTTTGCCGGCCTTCTCGATTCCGTCCACAGCACCTTTACCTAGATCTTTCACGGTGTCCGTCACCACGCCACCCAGGCTCTTGAGAGCCACCGTGGCAACCGAAGTCACACTGCCAGTAACCTCGGTCATAACTTGCTGCACCAGAGCAGCCGGAGAGATACCCTCTGGCCCCTGTCCCAATCCAGTCAGGTGAATATCCGGCAGGGCCACGGTAGTTCCCTTCCCGCCCAATAAAGGAAAGGTCAGATTGACTTTGGTGTTGCTGATCACCAAGTCATCAACTTGGAGTTTCTTTCCAGATGACGTCCCGTTGGGTTGAGTAGATTGCGATGACGGCACGGCAGACTGAACATTCGCAAGAATTTTGGTAAGGTTGTTGTCGTTGGGACTTCCCTCCACATTGATCGTGGCGGCATCAAGCCGCAGGGAGTGAATGACCACCTTGTCGGAAAACAGTGAGCTTGGGGAAAGTTTGACACTGATATGGTCGGCCTCCAAGGCCGTCGGACTCTTGTAGCCCTGGGGGTTGCCCACATGTAGGCCGCGTAATGAGGCGCTGCCCCCTAGCAATGACAGACTAACCCCGTCCAAACGGAGTGTGGTCTGGGTCAACGAGGGACCGACTGTCTCGACTCCCTTCTTGATCATCCCATCCAGAAAGAGCACGAGGAGGATGACTCCGGCAATGATCAAGATCATGCCGGCCACAGCAACACGAATGGCAATTTTTTTCACGGTTCCTTCCAATCTGAGGACTCAGGCATCCAGCTATCCCCTACTCCTTGACGTCCACTTCAATTTTATTGCGTTCCAAGATTTCGCCTTCGAGCAGGGAGAGTTTCGTCCGAGCCTTGTTGTACTCGAGCACCGCATTCAGCGAGGAGATTTGAGCGGAGGTAAGGCGACGACGCGCCTCCACCACAGCAAGTCCATTCGGCTGGCCGAGCTGAATCTTCGACTGTTCGGCCCGCAAGACTTCCTCAGCCAATTGGGCGGCCCGACGCGAAGGGGCGATCCGGCGATAGGCGGCGGACATCTGTTTGCCCGCATTCTCGACCTCCGAAAGAATGTCGAGTTCGAGCTTTTTCATTCTCAGCAAGCTCTGCTGCTTTTCCTCCTGAGTGGCCCGATACCGGTTCCGCGCCGACCGGTTGCTGAGGGGAATGCTCATCGTGACGCCGTAGCCGTAAAAGGAATTGACCCCGCGTCGGACTTGACGGCTTGCGCCCCCGAGCTCGGGATCGATGCCCGTCAGCCCATAACTCCCTACCAAATCGAGGCTGGGGAAGAGTTGGTTTCGATCGTAGCGAAGAACAATATCTTGCTTCTCCATCTCGACCTTGAGCTGCTGAACATCAGGCCGCTTGGTCATGGCGTCACGCCAGCTTCCCATCTGGTCAAACTGCTCTTCGATCTCGAAGAAAGGGTCGGTAAGATCCAGCGGGCCGGCCTGAAGGTCCTTGACGTCCTCGATGAGCAGCCTTCGGAGGTTGTGCTCCGACTCGGTCTCTGCACGCTCGGCGTCCACCACACTCGCAGCCACGTTTACGGCATAATAATCAAACAGTTTCTCTTCGATCGGAGCCAAAGCGCTCGATTGGATCCTGGACCTGACTTCAGACAGCAGTTGGTTGGCGCTCTCCAACGTGACACGGTGCACTTTAACCACCTCCTGGGCATGCAAGGCGTCGAAGTAGGCAGCTTGGACAGCGCCAACAGTGGCCATCATTCGGCTGACGAGATTATTCTCGGAAATCTGGAGATTCTTGCGGCTGACCTGAATCTTCATCCGGTCTGCATCCGTCCAAAAGTCCTTAAGCAGCGGCTGCTTGAGAAATATACCGCTGCTGAGTCCGTATTCGTTGGTGTTCCGGAATCCAGTGCCTGGCACGCCCAAGTCGCGTAGATCGGTGAGTGCCTTCCATTTCGTTAATGCGCCATTCAGGTCATACGTCAATCCGGTGGGAAGCTTACCCGAAATCCCGCCGCTAAAGATGTCGCTGGTCAGCTGGTAGGGAACATCCCCCTCCTCCTTCTTCCGATCAAACATGCTCGGCTGATCGAGGAAATCACGGGTGGCGGAAATGTTGAAGGTGGGATCATAGACACCTCGAGACTCATCAAGGCGATGCTGGGCGATCTTGCCGGATAACCTCTCTATTTTGAGGTCCAGATTGTGCTTCAACGCAAGCTGGAAACAGTCGCTGAGGGACAAGGACCGATGAGCAGGATCGGAGTCCGCAGCGCGGAGCGCGCCGGCGACGCTGCAGGAGATCAACAAGCAAATTCCGAGAGGCCGGACCGGGAAGCTAATGATAAGCGCTTTCAAGGTGTCAAAAGTTCAACTGGGCTTCCTAGGGTTTACCATCCCGAAGGGGTCGGTGTCCAGCGACGGAAATTGGAACGTTCAACTGTCCTTGCTCGGTCCGCGTTGATTGTGTTTGATTGGTCCCCACATGCCGCAGTCAACGCCAAGCCAAAGCGCAGAAGACTACCTGGAACGAATCCACGAGTTGATCACTCGCAAAGGGTACGCCAGGGTGGTAGATATTGCCGAATCCCTCGGGGTCAAACAAGCCTCGGTGACGAGCATGGTTCAGCGACTGGGCGAGCTGGGCTATCTAAATTATGAGAAATACCGGGGCCTGATGCTTACCGAGAGGGGCCTGGAGGTAGCTTGCAATATCCAACGCCGTCACAAAACCCTCTCCCGGTTTTTTTCCCTGTTCGGCCTCTCCAAAGAGGTGCAAAGGAAGGACATTGAGGGAATCGAGCATCATTTGAGTCCTGACACCGTAACCTTACTGGCCGATCTGGTGAATTTCTTTGAGAAAAAGCCCAAAATGCTGGATAAATTCCTGAATGGCCGGGACTCGAAGCCGAATGATCCGAAGGCCTAGCGCCTGATCCCGCCAAATCTAGCAACGTCTCCCCTTTCCATTGGGGAGGGATGCTCACTTTCCTTCCAAGCCCTTTAGGTAGGCGATGATCAGCTGAGGGAGTTCCTCGCTGTAGCCGCCTTCCAACACACTAAAGACCGGAATTCCGAGGAATCGAAACTGTTGCCCAAGCCAGTAGTAGTCCTCGGCCTCCAGCGTCCCCTGGGCTAATGGATCCTTCGCATAGGCATCAAACCCAGCGGAAACACCCACCAAGTCGGGTTTGAATTTCTGGAGCTCACGCAAACCTCTCTCGAGAGTTGCACGATACTGCCGCCGCGGAGTCATCGGGGGGACCGGGAAATTAAAACAGTTGTCCCCTCGATGAGCTTCCCCCGTTCCTGGGTAACAAGGAAATTGATGGACGGAGAAAAAGGCGGTGCCGGTCTGGCCGAGGAAAATGTCTTCCGTGCCATTGCCGTGGTGCACATCAAAGTCATAAACGGCAACTCGCTTAACACCCGAAGCCCGGGCCTCGAGAGCGGCGATGGCGATCGAGTCGAAATAACAAAAACCCATCGCGTGGTGCCGAGTGGCGTGATGGCCCGGAGGGCGTAGCAAGCTAAAGGCCCACTGGCCTTTGCGAGCCAATGTAAGCGCACGCAAGGCTCCGCCAACCGACCGAAGAGCGTGCTGACCTATCTGAGGGTGAGTCGGGGTATCCCCATCGAAATCCTCGCTTCCTCGGCGAACGCTCTCCAGCAGTCCACGGTCATGAGCGCGCAGGACCTGCTCATCGGAAACCTCCAAGGGTGTGATCCACTCGCACGCGAGAGTTGTTTGGCCCTTCAACGCGTCCACGCTGGCCTGAATCCGAGCAGGCCGCTCGGGATGGCCTAGCCTATGATAACCAGTACAACGAGAATCGGTAACGATATTCATGGCGAAAATATCAGTCAAACCACCCCAGAACCTGGGCAGCGTGATAGTCATGGCCCTGCCAGGCATTGACGCTGCCCTTAGCAAACCAGCAGCCGGTAGCCAGGATTTTTGAGTGAACTGAACGGGAGGACTCAAGACAATTCCCGGAGGGATTTGAAGGCATGAAAAAGAAGACGTGATCCTGGATTGCACGAGTGTGGGAGTGGCGCTACAAACGCTTAGCTAGTTGGCAGAGCCAACCGACATCTACATCGAATGAGCAATAAGTTTGCGAAGGCAACCGCCCACAACTTGACCTCGGCCCTGACCTCGGACGAGAAGTTCATCCAGTATATTAACTTAAAGCTCGCCTTCATGGGGTGTCCAACGGTGGAGGCGGGTGGCGACGCGGCGCTTCAGGAGATGGCAGCGGCCCTACTGGCCCATCAGCGGGAGACGGACCGTCTGCTCGCCAAGTATCTCCCACCCGTCGATCAGAGAATCCAGGACTTCCTCGCGGAGCACCTGCGCGAAGTTGGGCATGTGCCTCGATTGCCCAGCCGAACCTTCATTCTGGACCGCCCGGGTATCGCCCGTGTGCTTTCACTCCCGCCCGACAAGAACGAATTCGTCTCGGAGATCGTCAAATCCTACCGCTTGAAGCAAGGAGTGCTGCACAACCCCAGCAGCGACCGTCGAACAACCCAGGGGGTGTTCCACGTTGCCGAAGGAGGTCTGCCCATTCCCGCCGACAAGGTCGCGGTCCCCAGAGCCGTATTCTCCCATTTACTAAGGCACGCGCTGAATCCTCCCAAGAAGCTGATGCGCCTGCCGTTTACCTCATCGCAAAGGCAGCAGGCCGAGTGCTTTGTCTCGCTGCTCTTGCGGCCGCTCGTCTGCCCTGGCGTGCCAGGATTCATTCCGGAGAAGTCCATGGAGATCCGTTTTTTTGCTCCGGGCAATCTGGTTTCGAACCTCGATTTTGTTGAGAGCATTTTTGGAAACGCAGGGGATCCTTTTCTGCCCGAAAATGACGCCGCCCTGGACATCCATCATTGGACTGGACACACCGGTTGCGTGATCTTGGCACCTCACCTTATCCGGCTCACCAAGAAGGAACTCGGATTGCCTCACGTGGATCAAGCCACCGATCGCCAGAAGCGCGATAGGATGTGCTATGAGAATCCCGAGGAGATGTACAATGGCGGCGCAGCCTTCAAGGTGACATGTCGGACCGCCGAGGGCGTCATGGTGACGATTATCGCCGACAACTATTTCGGCTACTGCAAGAAGGAGGTCAAAACGCAGATCAGCTACGCTGCGAACCTGTTTGGTCTTTGCGAGGAGGAGCATGCCGGCGGAGCGATGGTCTACGCCAGCTATGACTTGGGCGAGGAGTTCAGCGGCAATTTACATGTGCGCCGACTGGATCGTTCCTTCGCGGACGTCATCGAACGGTTCGGCCCGATCATGAACCTTCAGCCTGAAGGCTACGCCATCGACAAGCGTTACCCCGACATCATTTATGTTCCGGAGGACGTCCATTTTGATTTGCACAAGCAGGAAGTGAGCTGGCAGCAGGCCGGCCAACGCCAGTCCATCCGCCTTCTACCCGGTCGGACCTACATTCGTCCCTCCGGCTACAAGGTGCAGATGGAGAAACCACAGGGCAATCGCTCCTGGCGGTTGGTGGGCACAGTTGCCGAAGGAACGGTGTGTCACAAGCCATGCACGGTTTCCGGGGGCGGAAAATCAGAGATTTCAAAGCCGATTAGCGACGCAATCCTTCAGGGGCCCATTTTCGTCACTCACTTCCAAAAGGACTTCGACCGTGTCGCGGAGTTGCTCAAGCGAGATTACACCCATCGGTTTAAGAAAACAGCCAATCGGACCAACGATAGCCGCTCCATTTTGGCTTCGGAACGGTCGCTTGGCTCGGTGATCAAACTCCTCACGCCGTCGCCGAGGGAATACACGGCCGCGTATAACGAGTGGTTGGCGAGCATTCCCCAACACATCAAAGAGCTGGTCTTTGTAGTGAAGCGCTTCTACAAGCCGGAGTGGGGCGAACGCTGGCGGGATCACTTCGGTGTCGACATCATCAACGGAGTCCCGGGCAATGAGCTGAAGTTGGACAATAGAAAGCTCGCAACGGCCTATCTCAGAGTTGGTTACGACGGCGATGGAGCCTGGCGCGTGTTTG comes from Verrucomicrobiales bacterium and encodes:
- the mntR gene encoding transcriptional regulator MntR; its protein translation is MPQSTPSQSAEDYLERIHELITRKGYARVVDIAESLGVKQASVTSMVQRLGELGYLNYEKYRGLMLTERGLEVACNIQRRHKTLSRFFSLFGLSKEVQRKDIEGIEHHLSPDTVTLLADLVNFFEKKPKMLDKFLNGRDSKPNDPKA
- a CDS encoding histone deacetylase — protein: MNIVTDSRCTGYHRLGHPERPARIQASVDALKGQTTLACEWITPLEVSDEQVLRAHDRGLLESVRRGSEDFDGDTPTHPQIGQHALRSVGGALRALTLARKGQWAFSLLRPPGHHATRHHAMGFCYFDSIAIAALEARASGVKRVAVYDFDVHHGNGTEDIFLGQTGTAFFSVHQFPCYPGTGEAHRGDNCFNFPVPPMTPRRQYRATLERGLRELQKFKPDLVGVSAGFDAYAKDPLAQGTLEAEDYYWLGQQFRFLGIPVFSVLEGGYSEELPQLIIAYLKGLEGK
- a CDS encoding AsmA family protein, giving the protein MKKIAIRVAVAGMILIIAGVILLVLFLDGMIKKGVETVGPSLTQTTLRLDGVSLSLLGGSASLRGLHVGNPQGYKSPTALEADHISVKLSPSSLFSDKVVIHSLRLDAATINVEGSPNDNNLTKILANVQSAVPSSQSTQPNGTSSGKKLQVDDLVISNTKVNLTFPLLGGKGTTVALPDIHLTGLGQGPEGISPAALVQQVMTEVTGSVTSVATVALKSLGGVVTDTVKDLGKGAVDGIEKAGKGIKDLFKKKP
- a CDS encoding TolC family protein, with the protein product MKALIISFPVRPLGICLLISCSVAGALRAADSDPAHRSLSLSDCFQLALKHNLDLKIERLSGKIAQHRLDESRGVYDPTFNISATRDFLDQPSMFDRKKEEGDVPYQLTSDIFSGGISGKLPTGLTYDLNGALTKWKALTDLRDLGVPGTGFRNTNEYGLSSGIFLKQPLLKDFWTDADRMKIQVSRKNLQISENNLVSRMMATVGAVQAAYFDALHAQEVVKVHRVTLESANQLLSEVRSRIQSSALAPIEEKLFDYYAVNVAASVVDAERAETESEHNLRRLLIEDVKDLQAGPLDLTDPFFEIEEQFDQMGSWRDAMTKRPDVQQLKVEMEKQDIVLRYDRNQLFPSLDLVGSYGLTGIDPELGGASRQVRRGVNSFYGYGVTMSIPLSNRSARNRYRATQEEKQQSLLRMKKLELDILSEVENAGKQMSAAYRRIAPSRRAAQLAEEVLRAEQSKIQLGQPNGLAVVEARRRLTSAQISSLNAVLEYNKARTKLSLLEGEILERNKIEVDVKE